A single window of Gemmatimonadaceae bacterium DNA harbors:
- a CDS encoding RidA family protein, with the protein MPNTIHTDKAPAAIGPYSQGVIANGFLFTAGQIAIDPATGQVVAGDVVAQTERVLANLKAILEAAGATWNDVVKTTVFLHDMSDFPMVNDAYARALGDARPARSTVQVSALPRNVLVEIEAVVAVK; encoded by the coding sequence ATGCCCAACACCATCCATACCGACAAGGCGCCGGCCGCGATCGGGCCCTACTCCCAGGGCGTGATCGCCAACGGCTTCCTGTTCACCGCCGGCCAGATCGCCATCGATCCCGCCACCGGTCAGGTGGTGGCCGGGGACGTCGTCGCCCAGACCGAGCGCGTGCTCGCCAATCTCAAGGCGATCCTCGAAGCCGCCGGCGCCACGTGGAACGATGTCGTCAAGACCACGGTATTCCTGCACGACATGAGCGACTTCCCGATGGTCAACGATGCGTACGCCCGCGCCCTCGGCGACGCGCGCCCCGCCCGCTCGACGGTCCAGGTGTCCGCGCTGCCGCGGAACGTGCTCGTCGAGATCGAAGCCGTCGTCGCCGTGAAGTAG
- a CDS encoding TatD family hydrolase: MAQFIDSHSHLADPAFDDDRAEVIERARLTGARAVVCIGESLDAAARSRALAALHPGFLYFTAGVHPHDAAGFDPLRDASRIGDECGRGAVAIGECGLDYHYEHSPRAEQRRAFGAQLGLARDLRKPVVVHTREAEDDTRAMIQEAGSSGVRGVLHCFTGSHRLAEAALAVGWYVSFSGVVTFKKWADDALLRLVPDDRVLVESDAPFLAPVPHRGKRNEPAWVSLTLARVAQARGVEPEAFGTVVTRNAERLFGLATHDAV; this comes from the coding sequence ATGGCTCAATTCATCGACAGCCACTCGCATCTGGCCGATCCGGCCTTTGACGACGACCGCGCCGAGGTCATCGAGCGCGCGCGGCTCACCGGCGCGCGCGCCGTCGTCTGCATCGGCGAGTCCCTCGACGCGGCGGCGCGGTCGCGCGCGCTCGCCGCGCTGCACCCGGGGTTCCTCTATTTCACGGCCGGCGTCCACCCGCACGACGCGGCCGGCTTCGATCCCCTGCGCGACGCCTCGCGCATCGGCGACGAATGCGGGCGGGGCGCCGTGGCGATCGGCGAGTGCGGGCTCGACTATCACTACGAGCACTCGCCACGGGCCGAACAGCGCCGGGCGTTCGGTGCCCAGCTGGGCCTGGCCCGCGACCTGCGCAAACCGGTCGTCGTGCACACGCGCGAGGCCGAAGACGACACGCGGGCCATGATCCAGGAGGCCGGCTCCAGCGGTGTGCGCGGTGTCCTGCACTGCTTCACCGGATCGCACCGGCTGGCCGAAGCGGCGCTCGCCGTGGGCTGGTACGTGTCGTTCAGCGGCGTGGTGACGTTCAAGAAATGGGCCGACGACGCGCTCCTGCGCCTCGTGCCGGACGATCGGGTGCTCGTCGAGTCCGACGCGCCCTTCCTTGCGCCCGTGCCGCATCGCGGCAAGCGGAACGAGCCCGCGTGGGTCAGTCTGACGCTCGCCCGCGTGGCCCAGGCGCGCGGCGTCGAGCCGGAAGCCTTCGGCACGGTCGTGACGCGGAACGCGGAGCGACTGTTCGGCCTGGCGACGCACGATGCCGTCTGA